A single region of the bacterium genome encodes:
- a CDS encoding DUF885 domain-containing protein: MRRALIIFTAMFSLTLSSCVSETTGLDNAEASAADEFHALLDEHWSRSVEEKIYFRNDPDAWRMDGPLSEHTTEARIRRQQFNELMLEKLAEIDAELLGRNDRVSYRLFEYERKTERDSYNFYDHRFPITSLFGYHTYFAEAPANMSFLTGEDYDKYLVSLADFTRYNRERIAELREGVETGYTHYCESIAGYGATIDTHIVSEPTDSELFVPFESFPSNIDNARRAEYIDKGTALINNVVVPGYRELKQFFELDYFPNCRKEVGITVLEGGSDYYQYLIEYFTTTSMTPEEIHRLGLSEVERIRGEMQAIIESVGFEGDFRAFLEYLRKEPSFYAKSIPELLGRAALISKTAEGELPRFFTLLPRGTYRISANPNRGTFYMPSSGDGTTSATYFVGTESLDAQPFYTLESLTLHEGVPGHHLQSALAMEIGLPDFRRTLYHSAYGEGWGLYSERLGKEMGFYQDPYSDFGRLTYEIWRAVRLVVDTGMHAFGWSRQQAIDYMLDNTAASTLETTREIDRYITWPAQALSYKIGELKIRELRKRAETALGPDFDLRKFHDTVVGNGSVPIAVLESIVDEWISENTG, translated from the coding sequence ATGCGCCGAGCACTGATCATCTTCACCGCCATGTTCTCCCTCACGCTTTCTTCGTGCGTATCCGAGACAACTGGACTCGACAACGCAGAGGCTTCCGCGGCGGATGAGTTCCATGCCTTGCTTGATGAGCACTGGAGCCGTTCCGTCGAAGAGAAGATCTACTTCCGCAACGATCCCGACGCCTGGCGAATGGATGGCCCGCTCTCGGAGCACACCACGGAGGCGCGTATACGGCGACAGCAATTCAACGAGCTGATGCTGGAGAAGCTCGCCGAGATCGACGCGGAGCTGCTCGGCAGGAACGATCGCGTTTCGTATCGACTATTCGAGTATGAACGCAAAACCGAGCGCGACAGCTACAACTTCTATGATCACCGGTTTCCGATTACCAGCTTGTTCGGCTATCACACCTATTTTGCCGAAGCCCCGGCCAACATGTCTTTTCTCACCGGCGAGGACTACGACAAGTACCTGGTCAGTCTCGCTGACTTCACGCGCTACAACCGGGAGCGCATCGCTGAGCTGAGAGAAGGCGTCGAAACAGGCTACACGCACTACTGCGAGAGCATTGCGGGCTACGGCGCGACCATTGATACCCACATCGTTTCGGAGCCGACCGACAGCGAGCTGTTCGTGCCGTTCGAGTCGTTTCCTTCGAACATCGATAACGCTCGCCGGGCCGAGTACATCGACAAAGGCACGGCACTCATCAACAACGTCGTCGTTCCCGGCTATCGGGAACTGAAGCAGTTCTTCGAGCTCGACTATTTTCCGAACTGCCGGAAGGAAGTCGGCATTACGGTGCTCGAAGGCGGCAGCGACTACTACCAGTACCTGATCGAGTACTTCACAACCACCAGCATGACGCCGGAAGAGATCCATCGACTGGGTCTGTCGGAGGTCGAACGAATTCGCGGTGAAATGCAGGCGATCATCGAATCCGTCGGCTTCGAGGGCGATTTTCGGGCGTTCCTCGAGTATCTGAGGAAAGAGCCTTCGTTCTACGCGAAGAGCATTCCCGAGTTGTTGGGGCGGGCGGCGCTGATCAGCAAGACTGCCGAAGGTGAGCTGCCCCGTTTCTTCACGCTCCTGCCGCGTGGTACCTACAGAATCAGCGCGAATCCGAACCGCGGCACTTTCTATATGCCGTCATCCGGCGATGGGACCACATCAGCCACGTACTTCGTCGGCACGGAGAGTCTGGACGCACAGCCTTTCTATACCCTGGAATCGCTCACCCTTCATGAGGGTGTGCCGGGGCACCATTTGCAGTCCGCACTCGCGATGGAGATCGGGCTACCCGATTTTCGCCGGACGTTGTATCACTCCGCCTATGGCGAGGGCTGGGGACTCTATTCGGAAAGACTCGGCAAAGAGATGGGCTTCTATCAGGATCCTTACAGCGACTTCGGGCGCCTGACCTACGAAATCTGGCGGGCCGTGCGACTCGTCGTTGATACTGGCATGCACGCGTTCGGCTGGTCCAGGCAGCAGGCTATCGACTACATGCTCGACAACACGGCGGCGAGCACGCTCGAGACGACTCGTGAGATCGACCGGTACATCACCTGGCCTGCACAGGCGCTGTCGTACAAGATCGGCGAGCTGAAGATCCGCGAGCTACGCAAGCGAGCCGAAACCGCCCTCGGTCCGGACTTCGACTTGCGCAAGTTCCACGACACGGTCGTCGGCAATGGCTCGGTCCCGATTGCCGTGCTCGAGTCGATCGTCGATGAGTGGATCTCGGAGAACACGGGCTAG
- a CDS encoding OmpA family protein yields the protein MKKSLAYLLSLLLFLLAAGASAQEEPSDNQERPDLLTFGRGTVFVSQKGLAGGSASGALLAINGDPYRMALAGDRQLPVEFVFKLPAKTTFDRFAVPNVVEQPGNTTFVKNVVVSGSLEGPDSGYQELAAFELETHGPDEQLTEILPEILTPVRWIKIHFDGGIHFGEGEEGKTNIWFSELIGNGTQEPRELSTAFDGIWDFRTAERLDKQGIPLELSQTGTTITGCLGRIELQGTVNGAIARATGVDTKDGRPSAFIFVAAEDGSIQGLWSRNKGRFAPRTAVDDPTVTSTPCSEAPPEPKACGASVYVNFDVDSAVIRPESEQVLTDLYDRLVAEGAEKVSIVGHTSTEGSAEHNLDLSERRAQSVVKDLTERGFEAANLSATGLGESQPLISPDNTETARTLNRRVEISCSET from the coding sequence ATGAAGAAGAGCCTCGCCTACCTGCTGTCTCTTTTGCTTTTTCTTCTCGCGGCCGGAGCTTCGGCCCAGGAAGAACCCTCCGACAACCAGGAACGACCCGATCTGCTGACTTTCGGTCGGGGCACGGTGTTTGTCAGCCAGAAGGGACTCGCCGGCGGCAGCGCCAGCGGCGCTCTCCTGGCGATCAACGGCGACCCCTACAGGATGGCTCTCGCCGGCGATCGCCAACTACCGGTCGAGTTCGTCTTCAAGCTCCCCGCCAAGACCACCTTCGATCGCTTCGCGGTGCCCAACGTGGTGGAGCAGCCCGGTAACACGACCTTCGTCAAGAACGTGGTGGTCTCGGGTTCGCTGGAGGGACCGGACAGCGGCTACCAGGAGCTGGCCGCCTTCGAGCTCGAAACACACGGGCCGGACGAGCAGCTGACCGAGATCCTGCCCGAGATCCTGACACCGGTTCGCTGGATCAAGATCCACTTCGACGGGGGCATCCATTTCGGCGAGGGCGAGGAAGGAAAGACCAACATCTGGTTCAGCGAGCTCATCGGCAACGGCACCCAGGAACCACGCGAGCTCTCGACCGCCTTCGACGGCATCTGGGACTTCCGAACCGCCGAACGCCTCGACAAGCAGGGGATCCCGCTCGAGCTAAGCCAGACCGGGACAACGATCACCGGTTGTCTCGGCAGAATCGAGCTCCAAGGGACGGTCAACGGTGCGATCGCCCGGGCGACGGGCGTCGACACCAAGGACGGACGTCCGAGCGCCTTCATTTTCGTCGCCGCCGAGGACGGCTCGATTCAGGGGCTCTGGTCTCGCAACAAGGGCCGTTTTGCCCCGCGCACAGCGGTGGACGACCCGACGGTCACCTCGACGCCATGTTCCGAGGCGCCACCGGAACCGAAGGCTTGTGGGGCCTCGGTCTACGTGAACTTCGACGTCGACTCGGCAGTGATCCGACCCGAATCCGAGCAGGTGCTGACGGATCTGTACGACCGGCTGGTCGCCGAGGGGGCCGAGAAGGTCTCGATTGTCGGTCATACTTCGACCGAGGGGTCAGCGGAGCACAACCTCGACCTCTCCGAGCGACGTGCGCAGTCGGTCGTGAAGGACCTGACCGAGCGCGGTTTCGAGGCGGCCAACCTCTCCGCCACCGGCCTGGGCGAGTCACAGCCTCTGATCTCGCCCGACAACACGGAGACGGCTCGGACGCTAAACCGCCGGGTCGAGATCAGCTGCTCCGAGACTTGA
- a CDS encoding DUF5060 domain-containing protein, whose product MPGRHFALLALLLVPAASAEAQVPVGQWDRHIVSLGNATFSGNPFELEVDATFTHTTSGTQLVLPGYYAGSETWELAFMPTKIGEWSWVTSSSDSDLDNQTGSVDCIASARRGLLSSAGKKWRYSDGGYVVPIGVFAQLMHGAGSTTEVEDFADFLRANNIHLVNFRLCEDDVCFDSVASKTMDLVLWDRLEERLEILAERGIGVDVMLYTDDGGQPTFGGQSATEAFLVRYAVARLAGFPVVLFNSGIDIWEYRGSAATWHDWYGNLVKSLDPYGRPVSSRGQSGQDTSFMSAGVRTYNSVGERNSKFSRMLAAFNAAAEATANNDNFGEDRTGINGHTPGDIRRTGWKALLAGGVGFHVRHNVANDCVSGPSNCDNPFTVAGIETQLDSEQWLRLVQQFTDQRLAGVFGSLFPEGSLVGNGWAIADPARTTIVYLYLGANDTWDSGSTNPLQVKLTGLLGDYDATWFDPRTGLETSVGILAAGSDYELTPPSTDDWVLLLRDENAASRTLTITPPSDGSVASSPPGIDCGTDCEEDYMFASEVDLSTTPDFGFEFDDWTGDPDCWDGRVWMVVDTTCGASFMACMVASIVDLPPQTVTGMQLFEACNELRAGAGGFVVGSTGDATFKAGNLIRLDNGFSVEGTLVAQIGDAIPPGDPPPAAPNQLTALAGDGQVSLDWLDNTEPDLAGYRVYRSTTSGGPYTDVSSLIAPSDYVDTTVTNDTTYYYRVIAEDVSAKASPFSNQATATPRSGLAGHWRLNEGSGPVASDETGASDGTVVGAGWVPGVPGSGETALDFDGSADHVLVANTSALDITGTEITLAAWIYPHTGGVAVGSRIISKRTDAGGSDVYALYTEGNRIRFRLDGQDMISDFVFTNNEWLHVAAVYNGVDKRIYVNGVLDAATPQAKTDAIDSSARAVHFGKREDEDRFFDGLIDELLIYDRALSAAEIAALAAGP is encoded by the coding sequence ATGCCGGGACGCCACTTTGCTCTCCTAGCCCTGCTTCTGGTCCCCGCCGCCTCGGCTGAGGCCCAGGTTCCGGTGGGTCAATGGGACCGCCACATCGTGTCCCTCGGCAACGCCACGTTCTCGGGCAACCCGTTCGAGCTCGAAGTCGACGCCACCTTCACCCACACCACCAGCGGTACCCAGCTCGTCCTGCCCGGCTATTACGCGGGCAGCGAGACGTGGGAGCTCGCCTTCATGCCCACGAAGATCGGCGAATGGAGCTGGGTGACTTCGTCGAGCGACTCGGACCTCGACAATCAGACCGGCTCGGTCGACTGCATCGCCTCGGCCCGCCGCGGACTGCTCTCCTCCGCCGGCAAGAAATGGCGCTATTCGGACGGGGGGTACGTCGTGCCGATCGGCGTCTTTGCTCAGCTCATGCACGGAGCCGGATCGACCACCGAGGTCGAAGACTTCGCCGACTTCCTACGGGCCAACAACATCCATCTCGTGAACTTCCGTTTGTGTGAAGACGACGTCTGTTTCGACAGCGTCGCCTCCAAGACGATGGACCTCGTCCTCTGGGACCGGCTCGAGGAGCGTCTCGAGATCCTGGCGGAGCGCGGCATCGGCGTAGACGTGATGCTCTACACCGACGATGGCGGGCAGCCGACCTTCGGCGGCCAATCGGCCACCGAGGCTTTCCTAGTCCGCTACGCTGTGGCTCGGCTCGCGGGTTTTCCGGTCGTCCTTTTCAACAGCGGCATCGATATCTGGGAGTACCGTGGCTCCGCCGCCACCTGGCACGACTGGTACGGCAACCTGGTCAAGTCCCTGGACCCCTACGGCCGCCCGGTGTCGAGCCGAGGACAAAGCGGCCAGGACACGTCGTTCATGAGCGCCGGCGTGAGGACGTACAACAGCGTCGGCGAGCGGAACTCGAAGTTCAGCCGGATGCTCGCGGCCTTCAATGCCGCGGCCGAGGCCACGGCCAACAACGACAACTTCGGCGAGGACCGAACCGGCATCAACGGGCATACGCCGGGCGACATCCGGCGAACGGGCTGGAAGGCGCTGCTCGCCGGCGGTGTCGGATTCCATGTGCGCCACAACGTCGCGAACGACTGCGTCAGCGGTCCCTCGAACTGTGACAATCCGTTCACGGTCGCCGGTATCGAAACCCAGCTTGATTCCGAGCAGTGGCTCCGGCTCGTCCAACAGTTCACGGACCAGAGGCTTGCCGGGGTCTTCGGCTCTCTCTTTCCCGAGGGCTCTCTGGTCGGAAACGGCTGGGCCATCGCCGACCCCGCACGCACCACGATCGTCTACCTCTACCTGGGCGCCAACGACACTTGGGACTCCGGATCGACCAACCCGCTTCAGGTGAAGCTCACCGGGCTTCTGGGCGACTACGACGCGACCTGGTTCGATCCCCGAACCGGGCTCGAGACTTCGGTCGGGATTCTCGCGGCAGGTTCGGACTATGAGCTCACGCCGCCCAGCACGGATGACTGGGTTCTCCTGCTTCGTGACGAGAACGCGGCCAGCCGAACCCTGACGATCACGCCTCCGAGCGATGGCTCGGTCGCGAGCTCGCCACCGGGCATCGACTGCGGCACGGACTGCGAGGAAGACTATATGTTCGCGAGCGAGGTCGACCTTTCGACAACTCCCGACTTCGGCTTCGAGTTCGACGACTGGACCGGGGATCCGGACTGCTGGGATGGGCGCGTTTGGATGGTCGTCGACACCACCTGCGGCGCTTCGTTCATGGCGTGTATGGTCGCCTCCATTGTTGACCTTCCACCCCAGACCGTAACCGGAATGCAGCTCTTCGAGGCCTGCAACGAGCTGCGGGCGGGGGCGGGCGGTTTCGTGGTGGGCAGCACCGGCGACGCGACCTTCAAGGCCGGCAACCTCATCCGACTAGACAACGGCTTCTCTGTCGAAGGCACGCTCGTGGCCCAGATCGGCGACGCGATTCCGCCCGGCGACCCGCCGCCCGCGGCGCCGAACCAGCTCACAGCGCTGGCGGGAGACGGACAGGTGAGCCTGGACTGGCTGGATAACACCGAGCCCGACCTCGCCGGCTATCGCGTCTATCGGTCGACGACCTCCGGTGGGCCTTACACCGATGTCTCGAGCCTGATCGCACCGAGCGACTACGTCGACACCACGGTTACCAACGACACGACCTATTACTACCGGGTCATAGCCGAGGACGTCAGCGCCAAAGCGTCACCGTTCTCGAACCAGGCCACGGCGACACCGAGGTCGGGGCTCGCCGGGCATTGGCGCCTGAACGAGGGCTCGGGACCGGTCGCCTCGGACGAGACCGGCGCGAGCGACGGCACCGTAGTAGGTGCCGGCTGGGTTCCCGGTGTACCCGGCTCCGGTGAAACGGCGCTCGACTTCGACGGCAGTGCCGATCACGTCTTAGTCGCCAACACCTCGGCTCTCGACATCACCGGGACCGAGATCACACTCGCGGCCTGGATCTATCCGCATACCGGTGGCGTCGCGGTGGGCTCGCGGATCATCTCGAAGCGCACCGATGCCGGAGGCTCGGACGTCTACGCTCTCTACACCGAGGGAAACCGCATCCGCTTCCGCCTCGACGGTCAGGACATGATCTCGGACTTCGTCTTCACCAACAACGAGTGGCTGCACGTGGCCGCGGTCTACAACGGCGTCGACAAGCGGATCTACGTGAACGGTGTCCTGGACGCCGCGACGCCGCAGGCGAAGACCGACGCGATTGATTCGTCCGCCCGAGCCGTCCACTTCGGCAAGCGCGAGGACGAGGACCGGTTCTTCGACGGGCTCATCGATGAGCTGCTCATCTACGATCGGGCGCTGAGTGCCGCCGAGATCGCCGCGCTGGCCGCCGGTCCGTAA
- a CDS encoding esterase family protein — MKGLAMIRLVRASLMLTPLLLSVPAAALEIAVSFSAEQSEEAIDGRVLLLLSTDDKDEPRNQISWDVTRSMQIFGVDANGMKPGDLAVFGTETFGYPVRRLGDLKRGKYYVQAVLHRYDTFTRADGHTLKLPASWKAGQRWNSEPGNLYSNPQEVEIDPQAENSLLIELDQVIPPITPPEDTEYIRHIEIKSERLSEFWGREMTLGAHVLVPRGFDELPNARYPLMIFHGHFPADFGGFRTEPPDPELECTYSERFKIDCYNRVQQQEAYDFHRKWTSENFPRFLIVEIQHANPFYDDSYAVNSANLGPYGDAITYELVPEIEKRFRGIGEGWSRFLYGGSTGGWEALAAQIFYPDEYNGAFGACPDPIDFRAYMTVNIYEDSNAYWQEGPFGRTERPAQRDYLGHITATVRDNNHLELALGTKGRSGDQFDIWEAVYSPVGKDGYPARIWDKRTGEIDHEVAEHWKRYDLRRVLEENWKTLGPELEGKLHIYCGDMDNYYLNNAVYLMEEFLESTTEPYYGGVVDYGDRAEHCWNGDHENGNHLSRLRYNTFYLPRIMQRLARSAPNGTVLP, encoded by the coding sequence ATGAAAGGTCTTGCCATGATTCGACTCGTCCGCGCATCACTCATGTTGACGCCGCTGCTGCTCTCCGTGCCGGCCGCCGCCCTTGAGATCGCCGTCTCGTTTTCAGCCGAGCAGAGCGAGGAGGCGATCGATGGCCGCGTGCTGCTTCTGCTCTCGACCGACGACAAGGACGAGCCGCGTAACCAGATCAGCTGGGACGTCACCCGCAGCATGCAGATCTTCGGCGTCGATGCGAACGGGATGAAGCCCGGCGACCTTGCGGTCTTCGGTACCGAAACCTTCGGCTATCCCGTCCGCCGCCTGGGGGACTTGAAGCGCGGCAAGTACTACGTTCAAGCCGTGCTCCACCGGTACGACACCTTCACGCGGGCCGATGGCCACACGCTGAAGCTGCCCGCCAGTTGGAAAGCCGGTCAGCGTTGGAACAGCGAGCCCGGCAATCTCTACAGCAATCCCCAAGAGGTCGAGATCGATCCCCAGGCGGAGAATAGCCTGCTGATCGAGCTCGACCAGGTGATCCCCCCCATCACACCCCCGGAGGACACGGAGTACATCCGTCACATCGAGATCAAGAGCGAACGACTCTCAGAGTTCTGGGGTCGGGAGATGACTCTCGGCGCCCACGTGCTCGTTCCGCGAGGCTTCGACGAGCTCCCGAACGCCCGCTACCCACTCATGATCTTCCACGGGCACTTTCCCGCCGACTTCGGCGGCTTTCGTACCGAGCCGCCCGACCCGGAGCTCGAGTGCACCTACAGCGAGCGCTTCAAGATCGACTGCTACAACCGCGTGCAGCAGCAGGAAGCCTATGATTTCCATCGGAAGTGGACCTCAGAGAACTTCCCGCGCTTCCTGATCGTCGAGATCCAGCACGCCAACCCGTTCTACGACGACTCCTACGCCGTGAACTCTGCGAACCTCGGCCCCTATGGCGATGCCATCACCTATGAGCTCGTGCCGGAGATCGAGAAACGGTTCCGGGGAATCGGCGAGGGGTGGAGCCGCTTCCTCTATGGTGGTTCGACTGGTGGTTGGGAGGCTCTGGCCGCACAGATCTTCTACCCCGACGAGTACAACGGCGCCTTCGGCGCCTGCCCGGACCCGATCGACTTCCGGGCCTATATGACGGTGAACATCTACGAGGATTCGAACGCCTACTGGCAGGAAGGCCCGTTCGGTCGAACCGAACGTCCGGCCCAGAGAGACTACCTGGGGCACATCACAGCAACCGTTCGGGACAACAACCATCTCGAGCTGGCTCTCGGCACGAAAGGCCGATCCGGCGATCAGTTCGACATCTGGGAAGCGGTCTACTCACCGGTCGGCAAAGACGGCTACCCCGCGCGGATCTGGGACAAGCGGACCGGCGAGATCGATCACGAAGTGGCCGAGCACTGGAAGAGGTACGATCTGCGGCGAGTGCTCGAGGAGAACTGGAAGACCCTGGGCCCAGAGCTCGAGGGCAAACTGCACATCTACTGCGGCGACATGGACAACTATTATCTGAACAACGCCGTCTATCTGATGGAGGAATTCCTGGAGTCGACCACAGAGCCCTACTACGGAGGCGTCGTGGACTACGGTGACCGCGCCGAGCATTGCTGGAACGGCGACCACGAAAACGGCAACCATCTCTCGCGGCTGCGCTACAACACGTTCTACCTGCCGCGAATCATGCAACGGCTCGCGAGGTCGGCACCGAACGGAACCGTCCTTCCCTGA
- a CDS encoding DUF1572 domain-containing protein: MNGAAWLDEVLAQYRYRKDQCERAIAQVTDEQLFETVGEIPLCLAAQMKHLGGNHRSRWRDFLTTDGEKADRNRDGEFIVEDETPESIRATWDEGWRITFDTLESLGPGDLERTVTIRGEPLTVVQAIQRNLTHLAYHTGQIISLARHLAGESWQTLSIAPGKSEAHNARMRERWGDWGG; the protein is encoded by the coding sequence ATGAACGGGGCCGCCTGGCTGGACGAGGTTCTCGCTCAATACCGGTACCGGAAAGACCAGTGTGAGCGAGCGATCGCCCAGGTGACCGACGAACAGCTCTTCGAGACCGTCGGTGAGATCCCGCTGTGCCTCGCAGCCCAAATGAAGCACCTGGGCGGCAACCACCGCTCACGCTGGCGGGACTTCCTGACAACCGACGGCGAGAAGGCCGATCGGAACCGCGACGGCGAGTTCATCGTCGAGGACGAGACGCCGGAGTCGATCCGGGCGACCTGGGACGAGGGCTGGCGGATCACCTTCGACACACTCGAGAGCCTGGGACCGGGGGATCTCGAAAGAACCGTCACGATACGCGGCGAGCCGCTGACGGTGGTCCAGGCTATCCAGCGCAATCTCACGCACCTCGCCTACCACACGGGCCAGATCATCTCGCTCGCTCGACACCTCGCGGGTGAGAGCTGGCAGACGCTCAGCATCGCGCCGGGCAAATCCGAGGCGCATAACGCCAGAATGCGCGAGAGGTGGGGCGACTGGGGCGGGTAA
- a CDS encoding DinB family protein, with translation MDILTWRPILWQQFGAAIEMLENAVSECPEELWVDDSKKNPVWYLAFHTLFWLDLYLTGQVEGFCPPSPFTLAELDPEGEPPERPYTRAELQSYLEHCRMKCYKTIETLTEEEARRRCSFGWGEVSFAELLLYNLRHVQHGTAQLNLHLRQTIDSVPAWVARTKADAKTP, from the coding sequence TTGGATATCCTCACCTGGAGGCCCATTCTCTGGCAGCAGTTCGGTGCCGCGATCGAGATGCTCGAGAACGCAGTTTCCGAGTGTCCCGAAGAACTGTGGGTGGACGACTCCAAGAAAAACCCAGTTTGGTATCTGGCCTTCCATACACTCTTTTGGCTTGACCTTTACCTGACCGGCCAGGTGGAAGGCTTTTGCCCGCCCTCGCCTTTCACTCTCGCTGAGCTGGATCCTGAGGGCGAGCCCCCGGAACGGCCCTACACACGGGCCGAGCTCCAGAGCTACCTCGAACACTGTCGCATGAAGTGCTACAAGACAATCGAGACGCTGACCGAGGAGGAGGCCCGTCGACGCTGTTCGTTCGGATGGGGTGAAGTCAGTTTTGCCGAGCTGCTCCTCTACAACCTGCGCCACGTACAGCACGGAACCGCGCAGCTGAACCTGCATCTTCGACAGACCATTGATTCAGTGCCGGCTTGGGTAGCCCGGACAAAGGCCGACGCGAAAACACCCTGA
- a CDS encoding protein transcription factor, with protein MPFDGPRRARPAGEVRETEARYPAAELAGAPKIEDRRSVFDSHERKAALVRALEETVWPRIPEDQIGKGVPKREREEILGYAEEGS; from the coding sequence GTGCCCTTCGATGGGCCGCGCCGCGCGAGGCCCGCCGGTGAGGTGCGCGAGACCGAGGCTCGGTATCCGGCAGCTGAATTGGCCGGGGCACCCAAGATCGAAGATCGACGGTCCGTTTTCGACAGCCACGAGCGCAAGGCGGCTCTGGTACGTGCTCTCGAAGAGACCGTCTGGCCTCGAATTCCCGAGGACCAGATCGGCAAGGGCGTTCCAAAGCGGGAGCGCGAAGAGATCCTAGGCTATGCGGAAGAAGGCTCTTGA
- a CDS encoding type II toxin-antitoxin system VapC family toxin — protein sequence MILDSSALLALIFREPGHERLLDVVAHVDWLGVGAPTWAEAGIVLTARLGPDARPTLALLLEYFDLHIVPFEAAHARVAREAFERYGRGRHRAALNFGDCLTYATAKVSGLPLLFVGQDFALTDLDSA from the coding sequence TTGATTCTCGACAGCTCCGCGCTCTTGGCGCTGATCTTTCGCGAGCCCGGACACGAGCGACTGCTTGATGTGGTCGCCCATGTCGACTGGCTTGGCGTTGGAGCGCCGACTTGGGCGGAAGCCGGGATCGTGCTCACGGCTCGCCTGGGGCCGGATGCACGGCCGACACTGGCTCTGCTGCTCGAGTACTTCGATCTTCACATCGTTCCGTTCGAGGCGGCCCATGCGCGCGTGGCTAGAGAGGCCTTCGAGCGCTACGGACGGGGCCGCCACAGGGCCGCTCTCAACTTCGGCGATTGCCTGACCTACGCGACCGCAAAGGTCTCGGGTCTGCCGCTTCTCTTCGTCGGCCAGGACTTCGCCTTGACGGATCTCGACTCGGCCTAG
- a CDS encoding hydroxylamine oxidoreductase has protein sequence MRSPLSFRLALLTVLVVLVAGPSGADKVTPTTMSEESLLCVECHADTTAGIYQQWGRSKHYRGNVGCYECHRADEADADGFGHNGSTIAIIVSPQDCARCHEKERNEFDESHHAKAGLILGSLDNFLADVVEGDTNFYGGSALTVSGCKQCHGAVVEVNDDGSLKATGWPNTGMGRVNPDGSIGACTACHQRHEFSAAQARRPENCGKCHLGPDHPQKEIYEESKHGIAFEAHEDELNLDSPKWVLGEDYTAAPTCATCHMSAVRTSDGDFVPVTHDVGLRISWNNRPPASIRPEVSDAKLGLTKMAAVGWKTRRANMIEVCTVCHTRPYVDNFYEQYDGVIELYNSKFAEPGLAFMKLLKDNNLVTPVQFDEQVEWTWWEIWHHEGRVARHGASMMAPDYTHWHGLYEVAKHWYSKFIPELREIVETNLHSEDPTRVEAARRLAQAIDDHLARPEHAWYTGKLSPEEQEKRRLAQEEFKKRYGN, from the coding sequence GTGAGATCACCGCTTTCATTCCGTCTCGCCTTGCTTACCGTCCTGGTAGTGCTCGTCGCAGGGCCGTCGGGTGCCGACAAGGTGACCCCGACCACCATGTCGGAGGAGTCTCTCCTCTGCGTCGAGTGCCACGCCGACACGACCGCCGGGATCTATCAGCAGTGGGGTCGCTCCAAGCACTATAGGGGCAACGTCGGCTGCTACGAGTGCCATCGCGCTGACGAGGCCGACGCCGACGGCTTCGGTCACAACGGCTCGACGATCGCGATCATCGTCTCGCCCCAGGACTGCGCCCGCTGCCACGAGAAGGAGCGCAATGAGTTCGATGAGAGTCATCACGCCAAGGCCGGTTTGATTCTCGGCTCGCTCGACAATTTTCTGGCTGATGTCGTCGAGGGCGACACGAACTTCTACGGCGGCTCGGCTCTGACCGTCAGCGGCTGCAAGCAGTGCCATGGCGCGGTTGTCGAGGTCAATGACGATGGTTCGCTCAAAGCTACCGGGTGGCCGAACACGGGCATGGGCCGGGTCAACCCGGACGGCTCGATCGGCGCGTGCACGGCGTGTCACCAACGCCACGAGTTCTCCGCCGCCCAGGCTCGGCGTCCGGAGAACTGCGGCAAGTGTCACCTCGGTCCCGATCATCCGCAAAAGGAGATCTACGAAGAGTCCAAGCACGGGATCGCCTTCGAAGCGCACGAAGACGAGCTCAATCTCGACAGCCCCAAATGGGTTCTGGGTGAGGACTACACCGCGGCGCCAACCTGTGCCACGTGTCACATGTCGGCCGTGCGCACTTCCGATGGCGACTTCGTTCCCGTAACCCATGATGTCGGATTGCGGATCAGCTGGAACAACCGTCCGCCGGCATCGATCCGTCCGGAGGTCTCTGACGCCAAGCTCGGCCTGACAAAAATGGCGGCGGTCGGCTGGAAGACGCGACGGGCCAACATGATCGAGGTCTGCACCGTCTGCCACACAAGGCCCTACGTCGACAATTTCTACGAGCAGTACGACGGCGTCATCGAGCTCTACAACAGCAAGTTCGCTGAGCCAGGTCTGGCTTTCATGAAGCTGCTGAAGGACAACAACCTCGTCACCCCGGTCCAGTTCGACGAGCAGGTCGAATGGACCTGGTGGGAGATCTGGCATCACGAAGGCCGGGTCGCGCGGCACGGCGCATCGATGATGGCGCCCGACTACACGCATTGGCACGGTCTCTACGAAGTGGCAAAGCACTGGTACTCGAAGTTCATACCCGAGCTCCGGGAGATCGTGGAGACGAACCTCCATTCCGAGGACCCGACCCGTGTCGAGGCTGCGCGGCGATTGGCGCAGGCGATCGACGATCATCTGGCTCGTCCCGAGCACGCCTGGTACACGGGCAAGCTCAGTCCGGAGGAGCAAGAGAAGCGTCGTCTTGCCCAGGAGGAGTTCAAGAAGCGTTATGGGAATTGA